In Edaphobacter paludis, a single window of DNA contains:
- a CDS encoding PEP-CTERM sorting domain-containing protein, whose translation MKKIVYLLPAICLATLAMSSMSAHADTLNLAPYVGQTVSMTVEPYASGENNGSFYVGLTQANFSQNGSPLGSLEAFCDDFNHEITVPATYNVTVQAVAGNTTREQEAYYGMLFGSTPSGNTALDTDIQELIWNFSSPGQYALNTEMTTLQTQMLANYQSVNYSGSFYLNAGDGGQSFMTTDPSPVPEPASFALLGTGILGLAGAARRKYFQA comes from the coding sequence ATGAAGAAAATTGTTTATTTGTTACCCGCTATCTGTCTTGCAACTCTCGCTATGTCTTCCATGTCTGCACATGCAGACACTCTCAACCTAGCTCCATACGTCGGACAAACCGTGTCCATGACTGTCGAGCCGTATGCGTCAGGAGAAAATAACGGCTCGTTCTATGTTGGCCTTACCCAGGCCAATTTCAGTCAGAACGGATCTCCTCTTGGATCTCTCGAAGCATTCTGCGACGACTTCAATCACGAAATCACTGTACCAGCCACCTACAACGTGACAGTTCAGGCCGTCGCGGGCAATACCACTCGGGAGCAGGAAGCCTATTACGGCATGTTGTTCGGATCCACGCCGTCGGGCAATACAGCATTGGACACCGACATCCAGGAACTGATCTGGAACTTCAGTTCCCCCGGACAATATGCGCTGAACACTGAGATGACCACTTTGCAGACGCAAATGTTGGCGAATTACCAGAGTGTCAACTACTCCGGCTCTTTCTATCTGAATGCGGGCGACGGCGGACAATCGTTTATGACAACGGATCCCAGCCCAGTACCCGAACCAGCCAGCTTTGCGTTGCTTGGCACTGGCATCCTCGGATTGGCTGGCGCCGCACGCCGTAAGTATTTCCAAGCGTAG
- a CDS encoding ChbG/HpnK family deacetylase, with translation MPPRLIINADDFGLTPGVNRAIAELYNAKALTSATLMATGAAFDDAVAIAHAHPTLGVGCHIVLTDGAPVSDPRNVPTLLGSDGKTFRPSLLDFIQALVRGVIHEDDIEREALAQIEKLQRAGITVTHLDTHKHTHLFPAVARPLLRLAQHCSIGAVRNPFEPAWSSRLAPNAFVRRLEFHILSILGKKSFQSLPQLGDGQVLTSNGTIGVSATGELNEDSLRKILYAMPEGTWELVCHPGYNDAALASVATRLRTTRNIEREALLKEIPQAVRTLPGLELIHYGQIDQPTHSHERLP, from the coding sequence ATGCCTCCCCGCCTCATCATCAACGCGGACGACTTCGGCCTCACGCCGGGCGTCAATCGTGCCATCGCGGAACTTTACAACGCGAAAGCTCTCACCTCTGCAACCCTTATGGCAACCGGCGCAGCCTTCGACGATGCTGTCGCCATCGCCCACGCTCATCCAACTCTTGGCGTTGGCTGTCACATCGTCCTCACCGACGGCGCGCCAGTCTCCGACCCTCGAAACGTCCCCACGCTTCTCGGTAGCGACGGCAAAACTTTCCGACCGTCTCTCCTCGATTTCATCCAGGCGCTCGTGCGCGGCGTCATTCACGAAGACGACATTGAGCGCGAAGCGCTCGCACAGATTGAGAAGCTGCAACGAGCCGGGATAACGGTCACGCACCTCGATACCCACAAACATACCCACCTCTTCCCTGCCGTCGCTCGCCCATTGCTTCGCCTTGCACAGCATTGCTCCATCGGGGCTGTCCGAAATCCCTTCGAGCCCGCGTGGAGCTCCCGACTCGCCCCCAACGCATTCGTCCGTCGGCTTGAGTTCCACATCCTCAGCATCCTTGGCAAAAAGTCGTTCCAGTCGCTGCCTCAGCTCGGCGATGGCCAGGTCCTCACCAGTAATGGCACCATTGGCGTCTCCGCAACCGGCGAACTCAATGAGGACTCGCTCCGAAAAATCCTCTACGCCATGCCCGAAGGCACATGGGAGCTTGTCTGCCACCCTGGCTACAACGATGCTGCGCTCGCCAGCGTCGCCACTCGCCTCCGCACAACCCGGAACATCGAGCGCGAGGCCCTGCTCAAAGAAATTCCGCAGGCAGTCCGCACCCTTCCCGGCCTGGAACTCATCCATTATGGACAGATAGACCAGCCCACTCATAGCCACGAGAGACTTCCATGA
- a CDS encoding helix-turn-helix domain-containing protein: MESTHQLAALIRNKRGAWKAEVLAEFLDCSKKSIYAWVKQRQLPAIRIGSIIRSTIRSTRRPPRNG; encoded by the coding sequence ATGGAATCAACGCACCAATTGGCGGCACTGATTCGAAATAAGCGTGGAGCGTGGAAAGCAGAAGTGCTTGCGGAGTTTTTGGATTGCAGTAAAAAGTCCATATACGCATGGGTGAAGCAACGCCAGCTGCCGGCAATCAGGATTGGATCTATTATCCGTTCGACTATCCGTTCGACCCGGCGACCACCGCGCAATGGCTGA